The sequence below is a genomic window from Sorangiineae bacterium MSr12523.
GGTTCGGTGGCCGGCGGGTTCCGCTCGGTGGCATCGCCAGCGTGGCTGTCGCCGCCGAGGCGAGGGGGCGCGGCGTTGCGCGTGCGCTGCTGGAGCACGTGCACGAAGTCTCGCGCGCCCGCGGCGATGCGCTGACCCTTCTCTATGCCTTCCGCCATGGTTTCTACCGGCGCCTCGGCTACTCCGCCGTGACGCCGATGGTCCGGCTCGAGGTGGCGCCCGCGGCCATCCCCGAGGCGTGGGTCTCCGCCGCCCGCGGCGCATTCCGCATCCTCGATCGCGACGATCGGGACGAGCTCGTGCCGATGTACGAGCGCGCGGCCCTCCGCGCGACCGGCTGGCTACGACGTCGTTCGCTCGCCTGGGAGCGATGGCTGCTCGACGATCGCCGCGCGTGGTTCATCACCAACGACCGCCGAGGCTACGTCTCGTGGTTCCTCGAGCAGACCGAAGATCATGCGGCCACGCACCTGGTCGTGCGCGATTTGGTGGCCGAGGACGATGCCACCTGGCGTCTCATCTGGGGCCTGCTCGGCGCGCAGAAGGACCAGATCCACGCCATCGACGTCTCCGTGCCGCACGACGATCCCGCGCTGCATGCCCTCGTCGACATCGACGCCAACCGCTTTGGAACGGAGCGCGTCGAGCACCCTCTCGGTACGGTCTACGCCGGCCCCATGGTGCGCGTGCACAGCGTAGCGACCGCGCTCGAAGCGCGCGGCTACATCGTCGACGGCGATCTCGTCGTCGGGGTCGCCGGGCAGGAGTCGTACGCGCTCGAGGTGCGCGGAGGCACCGCGCGCGCCACCGTCACGGATGCACCGTGCGATCTCCTCTTCTCGGACGCCGCGATCCTCAGTAGCGTCCTTTACGGCGCGGTTCGCCCTTCGCAGCTGACGCGCGCCGGGCTCGTGACCGTTCGCGATGGCGGAAGCCTCGCGCAGGCCGACCACCTTCTGGCCCTTCCCGCGTTCCACGCGCTCGATCCGTTCTGAGAAGCCATCCCATGCCGTCGATTCCGCCGCGCCCCTCGCAGCCCTCCCGTCCGCCGTCGCAGCCGCCGCTTTCCGATCTCCCGCCCCAGGCTTCGCGCCTCACCCGGTTTGGAAGCGCCGTGGGCGTTGCGTTGGTCGCGTCGGTTCTCGCATCCGGGCCCGCGGCGTTGCGGGTGACCAGCTCCCTCGAGGCGCGCGGCATCTGGCCGGGCCTCGCGGCCGCCACCTTGGTGCCGATGATCGTCTCCGTGCTGACCCTTCGCCAGGCGCGCGTGGGCCTGCGCGCCTTCTCCCTGGGCGACGGGCGCAAACGCAGTTGGTCGCTCTTTCTCTGGGTCGGCTTCGTCTTCTTCACCCTGCTTGCGTTCGGCGCCATGCTTCGTGCGACCACGCACCACCATGCCTTGGCCGGCGCCACCTTCGCCATCCTCACGGGTGCGGCCGCCATCGTTCTCGTGCCCATCTCGCTTCGCCTCGGATCGATCGCCGCACGCTGGCAGAGCGAAAACCGACGCGTGCTCCTCGCGGCCTTCGTCGTGGTGCTCCTGGCGGGTGCCCTTGGCGTCATGCTCGTGCTCGCGCGCATCCTTCCGGGCGGTGCGTCAGGCGCAACACCCGCCGTGTCCGCCAACTTGGTCGACGTGCTGGCGTTCGCCATGGCCGCCCTGCTCGCTTCCAGGCCCGAGTTCGAGGCGCGCCGAACGCTCGCCCTCTTCGGTCCGCCTGTGGCGGCGGCCCTCTTCATCTTCGGGGTGCGCTACCTCTCCGCGTCGCCCATCATCGGCGTCACCGTCGACCAACGTGCGCCGGCGTTCGGCCCCGCGGTCTCCATTTTGGCTGCGCCCGACCGCGCGCCCGAAACGGGAAGCACAGGTCGCGCCCAGCAACGTTGACGCCGTGCCACGCATTGTTACCTTGGTGGCGCGATGTATGAAATGAACCAGTATTCCAGGTCGTACGGCGCAGCGCAGGTCCGCTCCGCGGAGTCGGTGGCGAGCTACCTGCGGCGCGTGTACCTGCTTTTCACCGGCGGCGTTTTCTTCGCCATCGCCGGAGCGCTCGCCGCGCTTTACCTTGGCGAGCCTGCCGTCATCCGCGCCGGCCGCGGCGTCACCCTGGAGGTACCGCCTCTGGTGGCCTTTGGGATGCAGCACTGGCTCATGATGATCGTCATCTACCTGGGCGCGTTCTTCGCGGCATCCGCGCTGCGTTGGCGTCCGGGCATCAACGTAGCCGCGCTCTTTGGCTACACCACCATCACCGGCGTTTTCCTCGCGCCGACGCTCTTCTTCGCGCAGCTCATGGCCTCGCAAGGCGCCACGCTCGACGCATCGCCGGTGCGTGATGCGTTCTTGCTCACCGGCCTCGCCTTCACCGGCCTCTCCGGCTACGTGCTGGTCACGCGCAAGAATTTCTCCTTCATGGGTGCCGCCCTCAACATGGGCCTCTGGGTCATCATCGGCGCGTCGTTCTTGGGCATCTTTTTGCACTCTGCCGTGTTCCACCTGGCGATTGCTAGCGTCGGTGTTCTGCTCTTCTCGGGCTACATCCTCTACGACACCTCGCGACTGCTTCATGATCGGTCGCAGAACGATGCCGTGGGCGCTGCACTCGGACTGTTCCTCAACGTCGTGAACCTGTTCCTCTTCCTGCTGCGCATCCTGTCCTCGTCGCGCGAGCGCTGAGGCCTTTCCGAAAGCCGAGACATCATCATGGGCGTTCGCCGCCAGCTTTGGGCCGCGGGTATTCTTCTCGCGACCGTCACTGCGGGCGATGCCCTCGCAGAATCTCCCAAGGCCCCGTCCCCTGCAGTGCCGCCGCCATCCGCGCAGCCGCAGGGCACGGGGCTCGCTGTTCTTGCCGGTCGCGATGCGGCCGATGCGGCATGGCCGCTGGCCCAACAGCTTTACGCGCGTCCTTCGCTTCGTCCCGTGGGCCTCGACGAGCCCCACGCCCGCGTTCTCGCCGGCGAGGACCCTGCCGCGGACGCGCCGACGGATCTTCGCGAGCTCGCGGAGACGCGCGATGCAATCCGCGGGGAGGATGCGCCCTCTCGCCAGCTTCTCGCATCGATCGCGCGGCAGCTTCACGTGCGCGGCGTTCTGGTGGTGCGCCTCCCGGCGGAGACGGTGAGGCCCAATCCGACGGCGCGCATCTTTCTCGCCGACACCGGCACCTTCGACGCGGCGAGTTACGCGCCGGATGCGTCACCGGCCGGCAAGGCCGAGCGGTGGAACTGGTCGGGCACGGTGGGGTCGCTCGATCGCGCCTACGGTGTGCCGTCGTCACCAGCCGCGGCACCTGCACCGGCATCACGCGCCGCCGCGGCGCCGCTGGGGGTCACGAGCCCTGCCGGTGAGCCGGCGAAGCGCGACGGCGGAACGAGTCGTCCGTTTTATGCCTCGCCTTGGTTCTGGGGAGCGATTGGGGTCGCCGCCTTAGGTGGAGTGGGAATCTTCTTCGCGACACGAGACGGAAGCAACGACACGATCCATCTTCAGATGCAGGTACCTCGATGAGACGTCTGCCGTCCCTTGCGCGTGTATTTTTCCACGTGCGCCTCTTTGCGTTGACCCTGGCCGTTCTCCTTTCCCTCGCCACCGCGCGGCCTGCGCTCGCAGGGGAGCCCGTGGTCAGCGCCCCTCGGGACGCGCCCCTCGTTCTCCAGCCCAACGTCGTCAAGATTCCGCCCGTTCCCGGGTCGTATTCGGACAAGGATCTCGGCTGGCTCCACCTCCGCTACGTGCCCAACGCGCGCGAGCGCCTCGAACCGATTCTGCGCGAGGCCGAGGAGATGAAGGCGCAACTGCGCGACTGGTTCGGCACTCCGGTTCTCGATCAGGTGGAGGTGCGCATCGCCCGCACGACCGACGAGATGGCCGCCCTCGCGCCCGATGGCCTTCCGCCGCCCGCCTACGCCACCGGCGTCGCCTACGCACCGCTGCACCTGGTGCTGCTTTCCCTCTCCGCGCCGGAGGCCAGTGCGGAGGCGCCGGATCTTCGCGAGGTCTTTTTCCACGAACTGGTGCACGTCGCGTTGTACGACGCCGTCGCTGGTCGACACGTGCCACGTTGGTTCAACGAGGGCCTGGCGATCCATGTCTCGGGTGAGAGCCGGTTCCTTCGCCTGCGCACGCTCTGGGAGGCAACCCTTTCGCGCCAGACCATCCCGCTGGCGGATCTCGATGCGGCGTTTCCGCAAGATCGCTACGAGGTGAGCATCGCCTACGCCGAGTCGGCGGACTTCGTGCGCTTCCTCCTCCGCGATGCCGATCGCGTGCGATTCGCATCGCTCATCGAGCGCGTGCGCAACGGCACGGCGTTCGATCGCGCGCTCGCCGATGCCTACGGCACCGATCTGCGCAAACTCGAGTACCAGTGGCGCGAGGAGATCGCCAAGCGCTACACCTTCCTGCCCGTCCTCACGAGCGGCTCGCTCCTATGGGTCCTCGTCTTCGCCGCGCTGGTCGTCGGCTACATGCGCAAACGCAAGCGCAACAAGGCCATCCTCGAGCGGTGGGAGCGTGAGGAAGCCGCCCTCGACGCGGCCAAAGCCGCCGCCGCGGCAGCTGCCGTCGCCGCCGAAGCTCCTGCTTCGGAAAAGATCGCCCCACACCCGCCGGGCCTTCCGCGCATCGAGTACGAAGGCCGCTGGCACACGCTTCACTAGCAGCCGTACCGATCGCGTAGATCGGGAAGCACGGCGGCGATGGCGTCGCGGGATCGATCCCGCAGCGCGCCCACGTCGGCCGCCGTCAGGTGCTCCGTGGCCAGGGGCTCCAGGATCTTTGCGCAGGCATGCCCGCGCGCGATCCAGGGCGCCGCTTTCGGCCGCAGGCCCTTCGTGCCGGCAACGGCAATGGGAAGCAGCGGCGTCTTGGTGCGAATGGCCAGATCGAACGCGCCATCGCGGAAGCGCATCTCGTCGTCGTTCCGCGTGCGCGTGCCCTCGGGAAAAATCATGATGGAGATGCCGCCCTCGAGGGCGCGCTCGCATTCGTCCATCATGGACCGCACGCTGGTGCCGTCGCCGCGACGAAGTGCAATGTCGCCACCGAAGGTCAGTGCCCAGCCGGTGAGCGGCTGCTTGAACAGCTCCTCTTTGGCAACCCACCGCATGTCCCACGGCAGCCGGGCGAGGAGAAAAGGGTCCGCCTCGGAGGGATGGTTCGCGACGACCACGTGGGCCTTCCGCTCGATGTCCGGCGGCGGCTCCCCCTCGATGGTGAAGTTCCACAGCGGCGTGAGCGCGCCCGCCGTGCGTCCGAGGCGCCGCATCCAGCGCCCCGGCGCGCGCTGCGTCACATCACCGCGGTGCCGCAGGTGCGAGACGGCCAGGATGGGCAGAAACGCCGTGACGCACGTCACGAACTCCAGGTGGGTGTAAATCCCCAGGGCCGCATCACGGATCTTCATGCGAGGCACGGGGAATTAGCGCGCCGTCGGCGACGTTCGTGTCACGATCCTGCCATGTCTTCGAGCCGCGCGGCCCCGCGTCTCTTCGTGCTGGCATGCTTGGCATGCGTCATCGTGGCGCTTTT
It includes:
- a CDS encoding Bax inhibitor-1/YccA family protein; translation: MNQYSRSYGAAQVRSAESVASYLRRVYLLFTGGVFFAIAGALAALYLGEPAVIRAGRGVTLEVPPLVAFGMQHWLMMIVIYLGAFFAASALRWRPGINVAALFGYTTITGVFLAPTLFFAQLMASQGATLDASPVRDAFLLTGLAFTGLSGYVLVTRKNFSFMGAALNMGLWVIIGASFLGIFLHSAVFHLAIASVGVLLFSGYILYDTSRLLHDRSQNDAVGAALGLFLNVVNLFLFLLRILSSSRER
- a CDS encoding 1-acyl-sn-glycerol-3-phosphate acyltransferase, coding for MKIRDAALGIYTHLEFVTCVTAFLPILAVSHLRHRGDVTQRAPGRWMRRLGRTAGALTPLWNFTIEGEPPPDIERKAHVVVANHPSEADPFLLARLPWDMRWVAKEELFKQPLTGWALTFGGDIALRRGDGTSVRSMMDECERALEGGISIMIFPEGTRTRNDDEMRFRDGAFDLAIRTKTPLLPIAVAGTKGLRPKAAPWIARGHACAKILEPLATEHLTAADVGALRDRSRDAIAAVLPDLRDRYGC
- a CDS encoding GNAT family N-acetyltransferase is translated as MASPLPLRFRQAHEDDIGRLLDIQLGAFPDSRSFEARKRHLQQRIFGDFGDLYVATHGSQLLAQAFVYPIQGWFGGRRVPLGGIASVAVAAEARGRGVARALLEHVHEVSRARGDALTLLYAFRHGFYRRLGYSAVTPMVRLEVAPAAIPEAWVSAARGAFRILDRDDRDELVPMYERAALRATGWLRRRSLAWERWLLDDRRAWFITNDRRGYVSWFLEQTEDHAATHLVVRDLVAEDDATWRLIWGLLGAQKDQIHAIDVSVPHDDPALHALVDIDANRFGTERVEHPLGTVYAGPMVRVHSVATALEARGYIVDGDLVVGVAGQESYALEVRGGTARATVTDAPCDLLFSDAAILSSVLYGAVRPSQLTRAGLVTVRDGGSLAQADHLLALPAFHALDPF